The Toxoplasma gondii ME49 chromosome XII, whole genome shotgun sequence genome includes a region encoding these proteins:
- a CDS encoding hypothetical protein (encoded by transcript TGME49_245435~Signal peptide predicted by SignalP 2.0 HMM (probability 0.917) with cleavage site probability 0.410 at residue 31) yields the protein MDFISSRFPSSCAAPFASLFFIFPRFSSSCATHLVPGLSSSSLQLGIRPAPAPDEGGRLCREVGQDASIATLSKVKIFTVNAR from the coding sequence ACTTCATTTCGTCTCGCTTTCCGTCGTCTTGTGCTGCccctttcgcgtctctgttcttcatatttcctcgcttctcctcatCCTGCGCTACACACCTAGTTCCAGGTTtatcctcctcttcgttgcAACTTGGCATTCGTCCAGCACCTGCACCAGATGAAGGGGGAAGGCTCTGCCGAGAAGTGGGGCAGGACGCCTCTATAGCCACTTTGTCGAAGGTGAAGATTTTCACAGTGAATGCGCGCTGA